In Saccharomyces paradoxus chromosome XVI, complete sequence, the genomic stretch CTGATGCAAATGCATCCAGATTGGCCATTTGCAAAGACAGCCCTAGTATCCGATCAATTATCCAACTATATTAAAATTGTGGGTACATCACTCTCTTACCTAAGAATCCCAACAGAGCAGGATGCTAACCCGGTATCTATACCAGTCTGTGGCTTTGAAAGATTAGACACATTTTTGGatgaattttccaattctaAATTGATCGTTCAATCTACACTACGGCATTCGTACGTTAGTCTTGAGAACATTGAAGTTTTGCATACTTTAAGTCGCGCCTTTGACAAAATTTACTCATTAATATCAAGCAGAACGAAGAGGAATGCTGCTCATAAAGCAAgggatgaaaaaatgggGAACCTGAAtgaaattaagaaaaacttCAACTGGTCACTGAAACTTAGATTGAAGGATATTTCATGTTCGTTACTGATCGCTGGCTTTCTCCCAAAAAACTTGGACCCCGTGGAGGCCGAGAATTTCAACTTATCTAACGTAACCAGAGGTGCCAAAGTTGTCCTTACAGAATCAATATTATTGGCGGATAGccaggaaaaaaattttactaTTGTTGATGCATCAGTATATCGCTTCATGGATGACACTACTCACAAGCCTGCTCCTGACGTTATTGTTCAATTCACCAATTTATTATTGAGTTTTAACGATTTGGATGaaattcatttttcacttccgaaaatcaaattcaagatgGATGTGAATATTATCTGGCTGTGGTTTTATATTCGGAGTATATGGATAAAATTTCGTCCTAGTTCAAAATTGAGTCGAACTTCCGCGACCAGCTCGAAATCTGTTGATGTTTTGGACAGACTGAGAGTAGATATAGGAAAGATGATTATAGAGCTAACGCTTCCTCATAATACAGAAGTACTCTTGATATTCGAGCAAATTGGACTTTCGAATACTACTAAAAATCTCACAATTGCATCGTTATCTGCGTACGTGGTGTCCGTTTATGTGAAGCATATTAAGGCGTATGTTTCTTTGATAAGTATCAATGACTTTGAGCTAAACACTCAAGATTTAATCCGCACGAAATCTGCTGTTATAAATACCTCATTAATTCATTTCCATGCCGAATACCATTTTAGGTTTTACATGATAACTGACAATATAGTTACATTGTATAAATCGTTTAAGCAAATTAGATTGGCATTTTCCAACTTGAGTGAATTTGAACGATTGTACCCCCAACAGCAGCTGCCTAAAAGGATTTCAAATCTAAATGTCTATTGCCAAGATTTCCTgattgatattgaagaagatccTTTTGAGCAGGAATTAGgattgattttgaaagttgGCGTTTTGGAACAACGCGAGAGGTTAAAGAAGCTTGAAGAGTTCAGGGAAAAGCTATCAACATATGAGGACATGAACGTACGTTTAAGGTCACTGTATGATACCTCCCGTGGACAGACTTTCTTCCCGGACTTCTATGTGAACGATCAAGAATATGAGCAAAAGGCTTACCTCAGGTTGCtagaaaacttttcaaCGTCATGGATTGCCAGATACAGGAAGgcaaaactttctttttatggTATGCCTTATCGCGTAATCAGCCGTGAAGAGCTTGGTACAAAATATCACCTGTTTACTAGACAGAAAACCAGTACTGTTGCTAACTTGGTCGTAAAAGAATTGGACTTTAAATTAGGTAGTCCTTCTTTCCCTCTAGACAATTATATGGATTTTTTATACCAgtatggaaaaaaagtccCAAAGAATACAAAGTACACTTTGTTAATTATCCTTGGCCTGAAAATCAAAAGCGCATTGTGGGAGTTGCGGCTGAGAGATTATCCGATACCTGCCATATCATTTCCTGACACATTTACAACAGGTGATGTTGTATTTGCCGAAAAGATGCCAGCACCTTGCGCCCTTCATACCGTTTATGTTCCTTTTGTCAGCTCCGCGCAAAAAAGTCCCTATAATGATGCCAACACTATATATGGCTCCCATATCATTCGTACTCTTAATTCAGTCAAAACTTATTTTAATATCAGGTCAATGGTtacatcttcttcatctgctAGAATAACATGGGGGAAATCTCTGCAGCCCGGCTATGAGTCTTTGATGCTTTGGTTCGATTTTTTAACTAAGCCTCTTATCGATCCATCCAAAAAGCTAGGATTTTGGGACAAATTCAGATACTTAGTACATGGTAAGTGGATATATGAGTTTTCAGAGAAAAGCGAGATCCACTTAAATATAAAAGGTTCGCACGATCCTTATAAGATCACCGATGATGGTGCGGGTCTGGCGTTCTGCTGGTCTGGCGGCACCACAATTTATGTTCATAACTCCACAGATCCtaaagaatttttaaagATTGAATCCCAAAGATTTCAGTTGGCAGTGCCAGACTTTGCCAAGGTCAGTAAGTTTGATAAAGTCTTTATGAAGCTTGATGGAAGAGTAATTTGGACGTTAGGTTtactttttgaacaagGTGATATATCTAAGGCTGGTGACGAAGAAAGGTTTCTTCCAAATAGGCCACATTATGAAATTCAGCTGATGAATCCAGATGGCGTTGCAGATTTGGATCACCATGATACCTACAAAGGGTTTAGAACATCCTTTATTCACATGTCATTTGGTGTCTATTCTTCGGAACACGGATCAATAAACAGTCTTTATCTTGCACCTTATGCTCTAACCCACTTTTTCAAGTGGTGGAACTTATTCCATACATACACATCTGGTCCTATTAGGCAAGGACGGTTATTTACGGATTTACTTCAAAACAAGACAAAGTTTGGCCGCTCGCTATTTACAATAGCCTATCAACTACATTTAAAACGCTTAATGGTCACGCATATTTATCGGCATATTACTACTCAATATGATCTTGAAAAAGACCGCAAAATAACTTTTACTGGACTGAAGGGGAGATTTGATTCACTAAAAATTGATTTGCATCAAAAAAGAGTTAAACTTACCCACACAAATcagaaattaaataaatCAAAACCTGTCTGGAAGTTTAAGATGTCTAGGGGTGAGATTGATTGTGCAGAAGCAGATATCAGGATATTGTCGACGCTGTTTGACCAGGAAGCAGTTAAGGAAATTCTCAGTACTGGCCTTGATGACATACTTGAAGACGAGTCATCACGTCCTATTTCGCCTCAAGATGTAGAATACCTACGTGAATCAGATTGGTATGATTATGAGGACTATATAGACTTGAATCAAGTACCACTTGGTTCCTCACTTCCATTGAAGTTAGAAGCAATTCCCTTGCTGTACTCACCTAGGATATCTTActttagaaaaataaatgacgACGGTTATGTTCTAGCTTACCCATTTGGCACCGAAGAATCTCACAATTGTCTGATTGGTAAGAATCACCCAGAATTGACTCAGGAAAAGTTAGCAACTGAAAGAAAACGAGAAATAGAAGAGCAACTAAAATTATTGCATGTCACACTGGGTGAATTGCAATCAAATAAAAGCGGAGGTTCGGTAAATGAGAATTCAGAACGCTATGCACGTGAATTAAAAGCAGAGGTAGCTGAATTAAACCACAGATTGCACACAGTCAACACTATCTTGAGTGATTTGAAAATCTCGGAGGCTATTCCTGGAGAAAATACTGATAGTGATAGTTCCAGCTCACTTTCCGATTCTGATGCAAATTTGGGAGATGTGGCTCCAACTCCTAACAGAATATCATTATTGAGGACCAATACCGTCGAGTCTTTTGTATCAATGAGAAAAGCCTCCACTATGCAAGTTGAGTCCACTTATGATAACCGTTTCATGGTCCATAATATAGAGTTGAAAATCGATAATAAAATTAGGCATCACCTTTTGGAATATGCCTCCAGTGCTTTTGAAAGGAAGTCTATGAGGTTTGCTTTGACTTATAAATCCGTAACtattttaaaagaattaCTAGGGAATGTGTTGACTGGGGTCAGAACATCTATAGAAGACTACGGATCAATGCTTGAGGACGATTTAGCTAGTAATTCGGAATTTATTGAGCATTTTGAGAAACTCATCAGA encodes the following:
- the HOB2 gene encoding Hob2p (similar to YPR117W), which gives rise to MSMLPWSQIWDVFKLLLGFMLFIISIQKITSLFVSWMLMLRHSTVRKISFGYFFGTSIRRAFILTDFAQVYIGKISLRIGWKPGIVFHNVDLKLFEKNGHTTTHSTKDSRSYFNPRDQTFTFVINRRVLSILKLVFSFSTFFHTLALTVPNGKEYKLNIGSITISHPHDDTIKLEAFLHDFTHPETKDTLNHTGFFMVCKIGKEDDKGSNCSKVILKNWKSSLKISDVCWHLPEKKEKTSNTESVDSLPTSDDAEMLTSYRKMLKPFHYPLKTLNILDLKVENVKFIYKKKFTIRISSAQLYLESISILNNVSALELLPLNKPTWGDFELSLSANAVVVDIDGNTAVRIPFGNVILTSDILLFLLDNIPLQKTKISSILNIINPSVFLTIHQVLEILHLVDKFDNSETSSYTNATDRPLDILELDIDRLPSFNFELLMSNFISRLHISDEENVTFKVFSTHALFSRNNMSMSPKRGQLMQMHPDWPFAKTALVSDQLSNYIKIVGTSLSYLRIPTEQDANPVSIPVCGFERLDTFLDEFSNSKLIVQSTLRHSYVSLENIEVLHTLSRAFDKIYSLISSRTKRNAAHKARDEKMGNLNEIKKNFNWSLKLRLKDISCSLLIAGFLPKNLDPVEAENFNLSNVTRGAKVVLTESILLADSQEKNFTIVDASVYRFMDDTTHKPAPDVIVQFTNLLLSFNDLDEIHFSLPKIKFKMDVNIIWLWFYIRSIWIKFRPSSKLSRTSATSSKSVDVLDRLRVDIGKMIIELTLPHNTEVLLIFEQIGLSNTTKNLTIASLSAYVVSVYVKHIKAYVSLISINDFELNTQDLIRTKSAVINTSLIHFHAEYHFRFYMITDNIVTLYKSFKQIRLAFSNLSEFERLYPQQQLPKRISNLNVYCQDFLIDIEEDPFEQELGLILKVGVLEQRERLKKLEEFREKLSTYEDMNVRLRSLYDTSRGQTFFPDFYVNDQEYEQKAYLRLLENFSTSWIARYRKAKLSFYGMPYRVISREELGTKYHLFTRQKTSTVANLVVKELDFKLGSPSFPLDNYMDFLYQYGKKVPKNTKYTLLIILGLKIKSALWELRLRDYPIPAISFPDTFTTGDVVFAEKMPAPCALHTVYVPFVSSAQKSPYNDANTIYGSHIIRTLNSVKTYFNIRSMVTSSSSARITWGKSLQPGYESLMLWFDFLTKPLIDPSKKLGFWDKFRYLVHGKWIYEFSEKSEIHLNIKGSHDPYKITDDGAGLAFCWSGGTTIYVHNSTDPKEFLKIESQRFQLAVPDFAKVSKFDKVFMKLDGRVIWTLGLLFEQGDISKAGDEERFLPNRPHYEIQLMNPDGVADLDHHDTYKGFRTSFIHMSFGVYSSEHGSINSLYLAPYALTHFFKWWNLFHTYTSGPIRQGRLFTDLLQNKTKFGRSLFTIAYQLHLKRLMVTHIYRHITTQYDLEKDRKITFTGLKGRFDSLKIDLHQKRVKLTHTNQKLNKSKPVWKFKMSRGEIDCAEADIRILSTLFDQEAVKEILSTGLDDILEDESSRPISPQDVEYLRESDWYDYEDYIDLNQVPLGSSLPLKLEAIPLLYSPRISYFRKINDDGYVLAYPFGTEESHNCLIGKNHPELTQEKLATERKREIEEQLKLLHVTLGELQSNKSGGSVNENSERYARELKAEVAELNHRLHTVNTILSDLKISEAIPGENTDSDSSSSLSDSDANLGDVAPTPNRISLLRTNTVESFVSMRKASTMQVESTYDNRFMVHNIELKIDNKIRHHLLEYASSAFERKSMRFALTYKSVTILKELLGNVLTGVRTSIEDYGSMLEDDLASNSEFIEHFEKLIRDVPSDDFDYVDNYLFRLISPQVQIKSDVEKNAAVILAARDIEMGIIDIVQVYGKSGKRIPVDVDTIVETRYSAVSKDIQLFTLFKKDLEGPEGRFFHKNGYGSDKESDIWPPWIPLEMCFDGSLLDKHVFLKRRSMFLTYVAPNPLFFSANDTSAFSYDSRFRIAFPGLILTSDCQQYCAVYAIAEDLLSFGSSLDEKVEKLSRILFTDEVRNNLENLDVSVVTALQDRIKELYYTRAYLKLHEPRLFLKSGQELTFDIQTSTLKLTLLMTAIKKTYDRMGSGNRVIQKRLRWQVGTDELIWELYDESKTPFVTIGLGPSTFIRSETSDGTNSNKVSISSLQCFNQQENPVYTELLAPFYENSSYNKNAPMVEIFWILGPSVGGISDLQDLIVSLQPLIFKMDHKTSEKLMNYLFPKIEQTSIEPDSPELVPRSSTSSFFSSSPVLRHSLSNGSLSVYDAKDVDSWDLRSIQSKEGIKKYKGDHRKLSASLFVQPDYNINEMVKRSGTFFNVKSIIIRKTLMSVCYKGSHSLLTDVNNLIVRVPVLKYHNKLWSREEFFTALKRDVVRIVLQHLGNIIGNKFLPHKKENKKKTSMEIHRLLSPDSQSRNTSHILEVEGHNSFHNSTRSSDIRSINSDETYNENDGNEVKPFYPVTSEFSKNK